In Nocardia yunnanensis, one DNA window encodes the following:
- the priA gene encoding bifunctional 1-(5-phosphoribosyl)-5-((5-phosphoribosylamino)methylideneamino)imidazole-4-carboxamide isomerase/phosphoribosylanthranilate isomerase PriA, with product MSLVLLPAVDVANGEAVRLVQGEAGSETSYGSPRDAALAWQHAGAEWVHLVDLDAAFGKGSNYELLAGVIGELDVKVELSGGIRDDESLKAALATGCARVNIGTAAIENPEWCARAIGEYGDKIAVGLDVKLIDGEWRLRGRGWVTDGGDLWEVLERLERDGCSRYVVTDVSKDGTLTGPNLELLSHVANACEAPVIASGGISVLDDLRAIATLVEEGVEGAIIGKALYAGRFTLPEALAAVR from the coding sequence GTGAGTCTTGTGCTGCTACCCGCCGTCGATGTCGCCAATGGTGAGGCCGTGCGCCTGGTTCAGGGGGAGGCGGGCAGCGAAACCAGTTACGGTTCGCCGCGCGACGCCGCCCTGGCCTGGCAGCATGCCGGGGCCGAGTGGGTGCATCTGGTGGATCTGGACGCCGCGTTCGGCAAGGGCTCCAATTACGAACTGCTGGCCGGGGTTATCGGCGAGCTCGACGTGAAGGTCGAGCTGTCGGGCGGCATCCGCGACGACGAATCGCTGAAGGCGGCGCTGGCCACCGGCTGCGCGCGCGTCAATATCGGGACTGCGGCCATCGAGAATCCGGAATGGTGTGCGCGGGCCATCGGCGAATACGGCGACAAGATCGCGGTCGGGCTGGACGTGAAGCTCATCGATGGTGAATGGCGGCTGCGCGGGCGCGGCTGGGTCACCGACGGCGGCGATCTGTGGGAGGTGCTCGAGCGGCTCGAACGCGACGGCTGCTCGCGCTACGTGGTCACCGACGTCTCCAAGGACGGCACCCTGACCGGGCCGAACCTGGAGCTGCTCAGCCACGTCGCCAATGCCTGCGAGGCGCCGGTCATCGCGTCCGGCGGCATCTCGGTGCTCGACGATCTGCGTGCCATCGCCACCCTGGTCGAGGAGGGCGTCGAGGGCGCGATCATCGGCAAGGCCCTGTACGCGGGCCGGTTCACGCTGCCCGAAGCCCTGGCCGCGGTCCGCTAG
- a CDS encoding inositol monophosphatase family protein — protein sequence MPELAELLSIASEVLDSAAPRFVEGIGAPSAVEKGRNDFATELDLELERTISQRLGERTGIPVHGEEFGGPQLTSGTAWVLDPIDGTFNYSAGSPMCGMLLALVRDGVPVIGLTWLPVLGQRYAAVAGGPLLVNGTPVPPLEPMKMSTAMIGFGSFNLDGAGRIPGIFRFNLLGALSRLSGRQRMYGSTGIDLAYTASGILGGAVVFGHHPWDNAAGVALVRAAGGVVTDLLGRDWTIESGSVLAAAPGVHEELLDLIADTADRVRGEVEQ from the coding sequence ATGCCCGAACTCGCCGAGCTGCTCAGCATCGCCAGTGAGGTGCTCGACTCCGCCGCACCACGATTCGTGGAGGGCATCGGAGCGCCGAGCGCGGTCGAGAAGGGGCGCAACGACTTCGCCACCGAACTCGACCTGGAATTGGAACGCACCATTTCGCAGCGGTTGGGCGAGCGCACCGGAATCCCGGTGCACGGCGAGGAATTCGGCGGTCCGCAACTGACCTCGGGCACCGCCTGGGTGCTCGACCCCATCGACGGCACCTTCAACTACTCGGCGGGCAGCCCCATGTGCGGGATGCTGCTGGCGCTGGTGCGCGACGGCGTCCCGGTCATCGGACTGACCTGGCTGCCGGTGCTGGGCCAGCGTTACGCCGCCGTCGCGGGCGGACCACTGCTGGTCAACGGCACACCGGTGCCGCCCCTGGAACCGATGAAGATGTCCACCGCCATGATCGGCTTCGGCAGCTTCAATCTCGATGGGGCGGGCCGCATTCCGGGCATCTTCCGATTCAACCTGCTGGGCGCGTTGTCGCGGCTGTCGGGCCGCCAGCGCATGTACGGGTCCACCGGCATCGACCTGGCCTACACCGCCTCCGGAATTCTGGGCGGGGCCGTGGTGTTCGGACATCACCCGTGGGACAACGCGGCCGGCGTGGCGCTGGTGCGGGCCGCGGGCGGCGTGGTCACCGACCTGCTGGGCCGGGACTGGACCATCGAATCCGGTTCGGTGCTGGCCGCCGCGCCCGGCGTGCACGAAGAACTACTGGATCTGATCGCCGACACCGCCGATCGGGTCCGAGGAGAGGTAGAGCAATGA
- the hisF gene encoding imidazole glycerol phosphate synthase subunit HisF, with product MTLAVRVIPCLDVDAGRVVKGVNFENLRDAGDPVELAAAYDAQGADELTFLDVTASTGDRGTMIDVVTRTAEQIFIPLTVGGGVRTVEDVDRLLRAGADKVSVNTAAIARPEVLREMSERFGSQCIVLSVDARTVPESQPATPSGWEVTTHGGKRGTGIDAVEWAVRGAELGVGEILLNSMDADGTKAGFDLPMIRAVRAAVSVPVIASGGAGKVEDFAPAVQHGADAVLAASVFHFGDLTIGQVKDAMRTEGIVVR from the coding sequence ATGACATTGGCAGTGCGCGTGATCCCCTGCCTGGACGTCGACGCGGGCCGGGTGGTCAAGGGCGTCAACTTCGAAAACCTCAGGGATGCGGGCGATCCCGTCGAACTGGCGGCCGCCTACGACGCCCAGGGCGCCGACGAGCTGACCTTCCTCGACGTCACCGCCTCCACCGGCGACCGCGGCACCATGATCGACGTGGTGACCCGCACCGCCGAGCAGATCTTCATTCCGCTCACCGTCGGCGGCGGCGTGCGCACCGTCGAGGACGTGGACCGGCTGCTGCGCGCGGGCGCGGACAAGGTGTCGGTCAACACCGCCGCCATCGCGCGGCCGGAGGTGCTGCGGGAGATGTCGGAGCGGTTCGGCTCGCAGTGCATCGTGCTGTCGGTCGACGCGCGCACGGTGCCCGAGAGCCAGCCCGCCACCCCGTCGGGCTGGGAGGTCACCACGCACGGCGGCAAGCGCGGCACCGGCATCGACGCGGTCGAATGGGCCGTGCGCGGAGCCGAACTCGGGGTGGGGGAGATCCTGCTCAACTCCATGGACGCCGACGGCACCAAGGCCGGCTTCGACCTGCCCATGATCCGGGCCGTGCGGGCCGCGGTGTCGGTGCCGGTCATCGCCTCCGGCGGCGCGGGCAAGGTCGAGGACTTCGCGCCCGCCGTGCAGCACGGCGCGGACGCGGTGCTGGCCGCCAGCGTCTTCCACTTCGGCGACCTCACCATCGGGCAGGTCAAGGACGCCATGCGCACCGAGGGGATCGTGGTCCGATGA
- the hisI gene encoding phosphoribosyl-AMP cyclohydrolase: MSTLDPAIAARLKRNADGLFAAIAQEKSTGDVLMMAWMDDEALARTLETRKGTYYSRSRQQYWVKGETSGHTQYVHEVRLDCDGDTVLLVVDQEGAACHTGTHTCFDTDVLLSQGD; encoded by the coding sequence ATGAGCACCCTCGACCCCGCCATCGCCGCGCGGCTCAAGCGCAATGCCGACGGGCTGTTCGCCGCCATCGCGCAGGAGAAGAGCACCGGCGATGTGCTCATGATGGCGTGGATGGACGACGAGGCGCTGGCCCGCACCCTCGAAACCCGCAAGGGTACTTACTATTCGCGGTCGCGGCAGCAGTACTGGGTCAAGGGCGAGACCTCCGGGCACACCCAGTACGTGCACGAGGTGCGCCTGGACTGCGACGGCGACACTGTGCTGCTGGTCGTCGACCAGGAGGGCGCGGCCTGCCACACCGGCACCCACACCTGCTTCGACACGGATGTGCTGCTGTCGCAAGGCGATTGA